In Erigeron canadensis isolate Cc75 chromosome 6, C_canadensis_v1, whole genome shotgun sequence, the following are encoded in one genomic region:
- the LOC122603805 gene encoding alpha-crystallin domain-containing protein 22.3 isoform X2: protein MAAPNNGSHPSLADQPPIAVAPLNCIPYTGPPLDHFDTDMAEQNGVILPMKKLPAMVFLPQQTTEKEFKDILSVTKYGVAVSGSAASGQIGPLIGAHDISESDDGFLFRVALPGVQNDEKFKFDIQGDGTITIQGVTNTGQEKVQAHNMVFEMRTRNLCPPGDFSVSFQLGDHVDPSTLKHTLANGILEGVVNKKPR, encoded by the exons ATGGCCGCTCCCAACAACGG ATCCCACCCATCTTTGGCTGATCAACCTCCAATTGCTGTCGCTCCCCTCAATTGTATCCCATACACCGGCCCACCTCTAGATCATTTTGATACTGATATGGCAGAACAGAATGGTGTCATCCTGCCTATGAAGAAACTGCCAGCAATGGTTTTTCTGCCTCAGCAAACCACTGAGAAAGAATTTAAAGATATTTTGTCAGTCACTAAATATGGAGTAGCTGTTTCGGGGAGTGCTGCAAGCGGGCAAATAGGTCCACTTATCGGGGCACATGATATTTCTGAATCAGATGATGGTTTTCTGTTTCGTGTTGCTCTCCCAGGTGTCCAGAATGATGAAA AGTTTAAATTTGATATCCAAGGCGATGGAACGATTACAATTCAAGGAGTTACAAACACAGGGCAGGAAAAGGTTCAAGCCCATAATATGGTGTTCGAGATGCGAACACGAAATCTCTGTCCGCCAGGAGACTTCTCAGTTTCCTTCCAATTAGGCGATCACGTTGACCCTTCTACCTTGAAGCACACCCTAGCTAACGGCATTCTTGAGGGCGTTGTCAACAAAAAACCGCGCTAA
- the LOC122603805 gene encoding alpha-crystallin domain-containing protein 22.3 isoform X3, whose product MVNSNFRSHPSLADQPPIAVAPLNCIPYTGPPLDHFDTDMAEQNGVILPMKKLPAMVFLPQQTTEKEFKDILSVTKYGVAVSGSAASGQIGPLIGAHDISESDDGFLFRVALPGVQNDEKFKFDIQGDGTITIQGVTNTGQEKVQAHNMVFEMRTRNLCPPGDFSVSFQLGDHVDPSTLKHTLANGILEGVVNKKPR is encoded by the exons ATGGTCAACTCCAATTTCag ATCCCACCCATCTTTGGCTGATCAACCTCCAATTGCTGTCGCTCCCCTCAATTGTATCCCATACACCGGCCCACCTCTAGATCATTTTGATACTGATATGGCAGAACAGAATGGTGTCATCCTGCCTATGAAGAAACTGCCAGCAATGGTTTTTCTGCCTCAGCAAACCACTGAGAAAGAATTTAAAGATATTTTGTCAGTCACTAAATATGGAGTAGCTGTTTCGGGGAGTGCTGCAAGCGGGCAAATAGGTCCACTTATCGGGGCACATGATATTTCTGAATCAGATGATGGTTTTCTGTTTCGTGTTGCTCTCCCAGGTGTCCAGAATGATGAAA AGTTTAAATTTGATATCCAAGGCGATGGAACGATTACAATTCAAGGAGTTACAAACACAGGGCAGGAAAAGGTTCAAGCCCATAATATGGTGTTCGAGATGCGAACACGAAATCTCTGTCCGCCAGGAGACTTCTCAGTTTCCTTCCAATTAGGCGATCACGTTGACCCTTCTACCTTGAAGCACACCCTAGCTAACGGCATTCTTGAGGGCGTTGTCAACAAAAAACCGCGCTAA
- the LOC122603113 gene encoding uncharacterized protein LOC122603113 — translation MAVPFDLQTFILRARVLKLYRQALRVAKRAPGHSKGELMQTIRQEMENNRDCNDRQRVRYLISEGMERLKRLDEMLDMQGH, via the exons ATGGCTGTCCCCTTTGATTTGCAGACTTTCATTCTGCGTGCTAGAGTGTTGAAGTTGTATCGGCAAGCTTTACGAGTTGCTAAAAGAGCTCCTGGTCACAGTAAAG GTGAACTGATGCAAACAATCAGACAAGAGATGGAAAACAATAGGGATTGCAATGACAGACAGAGGGTTCGTTACTTAATTAGTGAGGGAATGGAGAGATTGAAGCGTTTAGATGAGATGCTCGACATGCAAGGCCATTAA
- the LOC122603090 gene encoding uncharacterized protein LOC122603090 gives MVGHVLPKQWPSSWSIWSGGVKQLHLDTAVLPPEWNLSCLDLASTTGVFHEKGLDQRTVQFVLLKTYLYCASFELGNIHLPFTDFYLSVLHHFKVYVSQINPYGNLRLGMFELACRAHDGEPTLTLFRRFYKLVVGIHSKSTLKMRLVSVSGVLESIKGWKSRFFYVNSSIVPPNFSLAGVMRKRSKWNMSAPLPSRGFSVSLLNKLIDQPIRYPVVLEPILSTLLGFLSRLIIPLSLLFVLEKRHNSSCHAAMGLSKILRNGYGNASFTPHPVNTPAVPLRDFTAELNAASEVPQADAISFQDPEACIADTVSVAHADTNVLEEYVDASTVPGASVVPFGTLASSKKRKCKATDPSVLPSKKIKEKHVDLLSPKESITNMLQNVRPNSLVRRIRLVAGGKPLSTSSGPGKGNGPLVLKQSEEENVAAVGKAKKDVRGFLGDGASVTGPECDIGEGKEGEDTDEDTGDDIDASVHAEDFPSFDAQKEFSFPNLLV, from the exons ATGGTCGGCCACGTGTTGCCTAAGCAGTGGCCTTCTTCTTGGAGTATCTGGTCCGGAGGAGTCAAGCAGCTCCATCTGGACACCGCTGTTTTACCTCCGGAATG GAATTTGAGTTGCCTCGATTTGGCTTCCACAACAGGTGTCTTTCACGAGAAGGG TTTAGATCAGAGGACAGTTCAATTCGTTCTTCTCAAAACATATCTTTATTGCGCTTCTTTTGAACTTGGTAATATTCACCTCCCTTTTACCGATTTCTATCTTTCCGTACTTCATCACTTTAAAGTCTATGTTTCCCAGATTAATCCTTATGGGAATCTTCGTTTGGGTATGTTTGAGCTTGCCTGCCGAGCACATGATGGTGAGCCTACCCTCACCCTATTCCGTAGGTTCTATAAGTTGGTTGTTGGTATACATTCGAAAAGCACTCTGAAGATGAGGTTAGTGAGTGTGTCCGGGGTTCTGGAGTCCATCAAAGGCTGGAAAAGTAGATTCTTTTATGTGAACTCTTCCATAGTACCTCCCAACTTTAGTCTTGCCGGAGTGATGCGCAAGAGATCAAAATGGAATATGTCCGCTCCGCTTCCCAGTCGTGGGTTTAGCGTATCTTTATTGAACAAACTGATTGACCAACCTATTCGATACCCTGTTGTTCTGGAGCCTATTCTCTCTACCTTGCTGGGGTTTCTAAGTCGGCTCATCATCCCCCTATCCCTACTATTCGTGTTAGAGAAGAGG CATAATTCATCTTGCCATGCAGCAATGGGTTTGTCCAAAATTTTGAGGAATGGCTACGGCAATGCGTCTTTCACTCCGCATCCTGTGAACACTCCAGCTGTTCCTCTTCGTGATTTTACAGCCGAGTTGAATGCTGCTTCGGAGGTCCCTCAAGCAGATGCGATTAGTTTTCAGGATCCAGAGGCATGTATTGCTGATACTGTTTCAGTGGCGCACGCTGATACTAATGTTCTGGAGGAGTATGTTGATGCGAGTACTGTTCCGGGGGCATCTGTTGTTCCTTTTGGCACTCTGGCCAGTTCTAAGAAAAGAAAATGCAAAGCAACTGACCCTTCTGTTCTTCCATCTAAAAAAATTAAGGAGAAACATGTTGATCTTCTCTCTCCTAAAGAGTCTATTACAAACATGCTTCAGAATGTACGTCCGAACTCGCTCGTCCGTCGTATTCGTTTGGTTGCTGGCGGCAAGCCTCTTTCCACATCTAGTGGTCCGGGTAAGGGAAATGGTCCATTAGTTCTGAAGCAGTCAGAAGAAGAAAACGTTGCAGCGGTTGGCAAAGCTAAGAAAGATGTTAGGGGTTTTCTCGGGGATGGTGCAAGTGTGACTGGTCCGGAATGTGACATTGGGGAGGGTAAGGAAGGTGAAGATACTGATGAAGATACTGGTGATGATATAGATGCTTCCGTTCACGCAGAAGACTTTCCTTCTTTTGATGCACAGAAGGAATTTTCATTCCCCAATTTGCTCGTGTGA
- the LOC122603805 gene encoding alpha-crystallin domain-containing protein 22.3 isoform X1, with translation MSGSKIRSHPSLADQPPIAVAPLNCIPYTGPPLDHFDTDMAEQNGVILPMKKLPAMVFLPQQTTEKEFKDILSVTKYGVAVSGSAASGQIGPLIGAHDISESDDGFLFRVALPGVQNDEKFKFDIQGDGTITIQGVTNTGQEKVQAHNMVFEMRTRNLCPPGDFSVSFQLGDHVDPSTLKHTLANGILEGVVNKKPR, from the exons ATGTCTGGCTCGAAAATCAG ATCCCACCCATCTTTGGCTGATCAACCTCCAATTGCTGTCGCTCCCCTCAATTGTATCCCATACACCGGCCCACCTCTAGATCATTTTGATACTGATATGGCAGAACAGAATGGTGTCATCCTGCCTATGAAGAAACTGCCAGCAATGGTTTTTCTGCCTCAGCAAACCACTGAGAAAGAATTTAAAGATATTTTGTCAGTCACTAAATATGGAGTAGCTGTTTCGGGGAGTGCTGCAAGCGGGCAAATAGGTCCACTTATCGGGGCACATGATATTTCTGAATCAGATGATGGTTTTCTGTTTCGTGTTGCTCTCCCAGGTGTCCAGAATGATGAAA AGTTTAAATTTGATATCCAAGGCGATGGAACGATTACAATTCAAGGAGTTACAAACACAGGGCAGGAAAAGGTTCAAGCCCATAATATGGTGTTCGAGATGCGAACACGAAATCTCTGTCCGCCAGGAGACTTCTCAGTTTCCTTCCAATTAGGCGATCACGTTGACCCTTCTACCTTGAAGCACACCCTAGCTAACGGCATTCTTGAGGGCGTTGTCAACAAAAAACCGCGCTAA